A stretch of the Clostridiales bacterium genome encodes the following:
- the rsmI gene encoding 16S rRNA (cytidine(1402)-2'-O)-methyltransferase: MAVLFVTATPIGNLSDFSPRGIETLKTADLIIAEDTRVTMKLGQVFGFQTKMISCHRHNETSQAEALADRIRTEDLKAALVTDAGTPCISDPGNMVVAACAARGIPVIPVPGCSAGIAAVSISGFDAREFAFYGFLPREKKDLQNKLKEIGQGVRVAVLHESPYRIIALTEAIRETLPEARLTVCCDLTKLHEKTLYGTPDEVLQALAANEKTEKGEYCVVMDLHGVPEKDAEPAAVSGSVAARLADAIDSGLSLREAQEVLIRNGEKKNAVKQAALRLKKAVSE; this comes from the coding sequence ATGGCAGTTTTGTTTGTAACAGCCACTCCGATCGGCAACCTGAGCGATTTTTCCCCGCGCGGGATTGAAACGCTGAAAACGGCCGACCTGATTATTGCTGAAGATACGCGTGTGACCATGAAGCTGGGCCAGGTATTCGGATTCCAGACGAAGATGATCTCATGCCACCGGCACAATGAGACATCCCAGGCGGAAGCACTGGCAGACCGGATCCGGACGGAAGACCTGAAGGCCGCGCTGGTAACAGATGCGGGAACCCCGTGCATTTCGGACCCGGGGAATATGGTAGTGGCCGCATGCGCAGCCCGTGGGATTCCGGTGATTCCGGTACCCGGATGCAGCGCGGGAATTGCCGCGGTATCCATTTCCGGTTTTGACGCGCGGGAATTCGCGTTTTACGGCTTTCTGCCCCGGGAGAAGAAAGACCTTCAGAACAAGCTGAAGGAGATCGGGCAGGGAGTCCGGGTGGCGGTTCTGCATGAATCCCCGTACCGGATCATTGCGCTGACGGAAGCCATCCGCGAGACCCTTCCGGAAGCCCGGCTGACCGTTTGCTGCGACCTGACCAAACTGCATGAGAAAACTCTCTACGGAACCCCGGACGAGGTACTGCAGGCCCTTGCTGCCAATGAAAAAACGGAAAAGGGTGAATACTGCGTGGTGATGGACCTTCACGGAGTACCGGAAAAAGACGCAGAACCGGCTGCTGTTTCCGGATCCGTAGCAGCCAGGCTGGCGGATGCGATCGACAGCGGCCTGTCGCTCCGGGAAGCCCAGGAAGTGCTGATCCGGAACGGTGAAAAAAAGAACGCCGTCAAACAGGCGGCGTTACGGTTGAAAAAGGCAGTTTCCGAATAA
- the rsmH gene encoding 16S rRNA (cytosine(1402)-N(4))-methyltransferase RsmH, with amino-acid sequence MEFRHEPVLLQEVLEWMNVRENGIYCDGTLGGGGHSEAILKASGGTARLYGIDRDENAIRAAEARLKEYPGFQAIHGNFHDGRELLTEAGAPKLDGVLLDLGVSSPQLDTPERGFSYHEDAPLDMRMDRSRGITAAEFLNSAPEREIMEVIRDYGEEKWAARIARIICEHRAVKPLATTFDLVEAVDAAIPKAVRRKDDGHPARRTFQAVRIRINDELDPLEQALRDFVDCLAPGGRICVITFHSLEDRIVKRTFKTLENPCICPPKAPICTCGRKPSVKVLGGGAIAPSGEETARNPRARSAKLRIAEKLDRKV; translated from the coding sequence ATGGAATTTCGGCATGAACCGGTGCTGCTTCAGGAAGTCCTGGAATGGATGAACGTCCGGGAGAACGGTATTTACTGTGACGGCACGCTGGGCGGCGGCGGACACAGCGAAGCGATCCTGAAAGCATCCGGCGGAACGGCCCGGCTGTATGGGATTGACCGGGATGAGAACGCCATCCGGGCGGCGGAAGCCCGCCTGAAGGAATATCCCGGTTTCCAGGCAATCCATGGCAATTTTCATGACGGAAGGGAACTGCTGACAGAGGCAGGAGCGCCCAAACTGGACGGTGTACTGCTGGACCTTGGCGTTTCCAGTCCGCAGCTGGATACCCCGGAACGGGGGTTCAGCTATCACGAAGACGCCCCCCTGGATATGCGGATGGACCGAAGCCGGGGAATCACCGCCGCTGAATTCCTGAACAGCGCTCCGGAACGGGAGATCATGGAGGTCATCCGGGACTACGGCGAGGAGAAATGGGCGGCGCGGATCGCGCGGATTATCTGTGAACACCGCGCAGTGAAACCTCTGGCAACCACATTTGACCTGGTGGAAGCGGTGGACGCCGCGATTCCAAAGGCAGTACGCCGGAAGGATGACGGACACCCGGCCCGAAGGACATTCCAGGCGGTCCGGATCCGGATCAATGACGAGCTGGATCCGCTGGAGCAGGCGCTGCGTGATTTCGTGGACTGCCTGGCGCCGGGCGGACGAATCTGTGTCATCACATTCCATTCACTCGAAGACCGGATCGTGAAACGGACTTTCAAAACCCTTGAAAACCCATGCATCTGCCCGCCGAAAGCACCGATCTGCACCTGCGGCCGGAAACCGTCGGTGAAGGTGCTTGGCGGCGGAGCAATTGCACCATCCGGGGAAGAGACAGCACGGAATCCGCGGGCAAGGAGCGCCAAACTCCGGATTGCGGAAAAGCTGGACAGAAAGGTTTAA